TGGCAGATGTTCCTCGGGTACTGAAGGGCGATCTCGAAGAGGTCCACCCCGAGTCTGTCGAGGAAATCGAGGCGTACAATCGCTTTGCCTCACAACATGAGAGCGTGATGGCCAAAAGTCTTTTCTGCGCAGGCACGACCTGGCCCGGCGTCTTCCTGAGCGAGGACCGCCGCGCGCTCGATTACCTTTGCTCCCGCCCCGATGTCGACGCCAGCCGCGTCGGCTGCGCCGGCCTCTCCGGTGGCGGCCTTCGAACCGTCTTCCTCGCCGGCACCGACGAGCGCATCGCCGCCGCGTGCTGTATAGGCATGATGAGTACCTGGCGCGACTACCTCCTCCACAAGAGCCATACGCACACGTGGATGATCTATATCCCCGGCCTTCCCCGCGACCTCGACTATCCCGAAATCCTCGGCCTCCGGGTCCCCCGCCCGACCCTTGTTCAGTACGATGAGGAAGATTCTCTGTTCACCCTTCCCGAAATGCGACGCGCCGACCAAATGCTCACCGATCTCTATACCAAAGCCGGCTCTCCCAACCTCTACCGTGGCACCTTCTACCCCGGCCCCCATAAATTCGACCTCCCCATGCAAGCCGAAGCCTTCGACTGGTTCGACCAGTTTCTCTCCGATTGATTTGCCTTCTCAGCTTCACCGCAGTTGACAGCCTCTGCTCAACCTTTATAATCACCCTCGTCACCTTGACAGTGACGGGGCGTAGCTCAGCTTGGCTAGAGCGCACGGTTCGGGTCCG
The nucleotide sequence above comes from Tautonia marina. Encoded proteins:
- a CDS encoding dienelactone hydrolase family protein: MEPNMIGAYGPWAASLLGEGPARLSFRNPRFLPEDLVAWRHQALDRVADLMIEPEGGGIPQAEVQHRFEYDGLVVEHLNWQLPYGPPTEAVLLKPTAAKGPLPAILALHDHGGNKAFGWRKIAQMGDDLHPVMREHRDHYYGGVSWANELAKRGYAVLIHDTFAFASRRIRLADVPRVLKGDLEEVHPESVEEIEAYNRFASQHESVMAKSLFCAGTTWPGVFLSEDRRALDYLCSRPDVDASRVGCAGLSGGGLRTVFLAGTDERIAAACCIGMMSTWRDYLLHKSHTHTWMIYIPGLPRDLDYPEILGLRVPRPTLVQYDEEDSLFTLPEMRRADQMLTDLYTKAGSPNLYRGTFYPGPHKFDLPMQAEAFDWFDQFLSD